From Anopheles darlingi chromosome 2, idAnoDarlMG_H_01, whole genome shotgun sequence, the proteins below share one genomic window:
- the LOC125959973 gene encoding nuclear pore complex protein Nup214: protein MAQQAPEGLDVTDLKFKLQSKVPIFKGNGNAKDGCNLLAAASVHGLVFAGTVGPELRVLKLRDITTDRVINEVVPLRTVPLPSEAFQLAVSCDHALLAVDVVSNGVPFVFIYSVSSFVTGSVQKLHEIRTSPQPAVRSTQLCWNPVLHNMLSVRTETGGLSVYTLKEPVGMEFHSLGDGSNPAERAQCVCWSPKGKQLVVAFVNGKLVQYKPDLKPARTIVCPPGVVEGGGSFDVLAVQWLSTYQFAAVFLPHAADSVPALFIVNAPKAGNPVFINYDDICYSQSGPRKGQVFLQHILPWNLLLMASANSMEVGILGTTESGEAPTWYQWTTTDEARAELPLTVDKQETFPVGLALETGCTHEVVIGEQTFPVMPMIHLLSTYGQLVSFNVLNTMAKVPSICSPPKPIQDSSGQFVKVDFDQATGSAPVGGGMTVPAPQPGIGQAVPSSIAAEISFSLPSCATSTPAIPKTKSFFSPGATGVEQKSPMNLFGSGVATAGVGTAVTTDQQKPVTPATSIAPTFGKQITFGGRMTATATVHASGTTAADNKTTPFGSFGGSATTATSGSGYGMTPGGLPTMSTPSFQSALAAATQLPAGVQPAVQLQPSQTQQLDSNKPLVTVPPTYVPTPQSIGSTLSASTQPTASRPVGGGSSKKVAEHLSAEDNNRIILSLTVDELKRFTRELTDLQQRSRSINVQIGAKEESATIVRNLRELEDIIAQANESTESLVADVQALRLGLNEAFAMVAEAISKSAIYNNPTVHQYQEAHVMSQTSRRQLSSLESMLKVNENQLRTITKQLDAQWITLEQTRQSNARQRMHIPSLEVLYQTLSKQQEILNRQREKLGCLKHKLGLRGSIKGLEEQHQKESGKQQARAQLGLNGTPFGEDDGDTAIESLTDSIISLSLSEQVAADAKKLSETKLNALRKVLAGRKVVTVKPKRPDRVGLSSEVIREHINEVRRNVTLEKSKAERAAAAAASTAAATAAANVAKKETEQKKVQQKQSQKPPTAAAPATTAKPFSFDVPAQPKASITGGTFSFGQVAATVPEARVEQQVSVAKPTIASGGTGVANGPSATTKPGKENIEKKEEPAKATATTGGGLFSFGANQNTLAGSIFKPSTASTDAGTSAPVKPVFSFGGSLAANQQPVMSFGSLPKPSFSFDTAANTSATSGATSGITFGATKESTSGALNLGKPKAPAKNDENVPPVDCKDIPLPPSFGPVDTATGTKTTAPLPALTSLLQKVDSLEVTKVAPSTQQPQSQLKPAATAEVGSSSSSAVSSSSPSLASSGGGGLFGSIGGSSLFGGTATSSTTGGGLFGSIKATSEPTDTAKPSSGGGGLFSGLTFGATTITPVGGASAASSSAGSSGGSLFGSVKPASSSSGTGSLSFGEGFTAGFGGSPKSNTPTAAAATTNTGEANKVEQKPESTVSTTATVTVSAPQTSTAPAPATAISAATTTTTTTAGGFSSFGSIPFSKPLPTIASTTTAVNETTTSDATAGLFGSISICSPNGAKSPPSAAGGNIFGSAFGSKTAETSSSTATSIFGGGSAAASPSGGSIFGGATKPASTTASSSLFGSVASPSTAPSVFGGISSTSGGTTTSSLFGGNSTAGGSFFGAAAAAASSTATTAATASGGSFFGGGSANSIFGSTTTANSQAAPSPVAAAAPTGGSIFGGLGASGTTPGSGSTSTGLFGSVSSAGSGGSIFGGSSVFGTGASNGNATGTTATTGGNIFGSPVAPATGGLFGSAAAQAPTSASTGNVIPFGSPQQAASPGSSTTQSIFGGGGTSGGAFGGTSPGGGPFSQPAAGTVNAFSSPTGGNASAFSKPPGAFGAAPGAFGGTPTFGGAPTFGGAPTFGGAPTFGSPKSAFGGGSAFGAATGTVGGTIGSSAALAGSTIGSPTQSNNLFEQLGTSSTGVSFGGLAQQPLAKPSQFGGSSFSSWRS from the exons ATGGCTCAGCAAGCACCAGAAGGCTTGGATGTTACG GATCTTAAGTTTAAGCTGCAAAGTAAGGTGCCAATATTCAAGGGCAACGGCAACGCGAAGGATGGCTGCAATTTGCTGGCCGCCGCCAGCGTTCACGGGCTGGTGTTTGCCGGTACGGTTGGGCCGGAACTGCGCGTTCTGAAGTTGCGGGATATCACCACCGACCGGGTGATCAACGAGGTGGTTCCGTTGCGCACAGTACCGTTGCCTAGCGAAGCGTTTCAGTTGGCCGTGAGCTGCGATCATGCTCTTCTCGCGGTGGATGTGGTCTCCAATGGGGTTCCATTCGTGTTCATCTACTCGGTATCCTCATTTGTGACCGGTTCCGTCCAGAAGCTACACGAAATCCGTACGTCGCCCCAACCCGCTGTTCGCAGTACACAGCTGTGTTGGAATCCGGTGCTACACAACATGCTTTCGGTGCGTACCGAAACCGGCGGACTGTCGGTATACACGCTGAAAGAGCCCGTCGGTATGGAGTTCCACTCACTCGGTGATGGTAGCAATCCGGCCGAGCGGGcccagtgtgtgtgctggagcCCGAAAGGAAAGCAGCTAGTGGTGGCCTTCGTTAACGGTAAACTGGTGCAGTACAAACCCGACCTTAAGCCGGCCCGCACGATCGTTTGCCCACCGGGAGTGGTCGAGGGGGGTGGATCCTTCGATGTGCTAGCCGTCCAGTGGCTTAGCACGTATCAGTTTGCTGCCGTTTTTCTACCGCACGCGGCCGACTCCGTACCGGCTCTGTTCATTGTGAACGCACCGAAGGCGGGTAATCCGGTGTTCATTAACTATGACGACATCTGCTACAGCCAAAGTGGCCCCCGGAAGGGGCAAGTATTTCTACAGCACATTCTACCCTGGAATTTGCTGTTGATGGCATCGGCGAATAGCATGGAGGTGGGCATACTGGGCACAACCGAGAGCGGTGAAGCACCGACCTGGTACCAGTGGACGACAACGGATGAGGCCCGCGCCGAGCTGCCGCTGACAGTCGACAAGCAGGAAACGTTTCCGGTGGGACTGGCACTCGAAACTGGCTGCACGCACGAGGTCGTCATCGGTGAGCAAACGTTCCCGGTGATGCCGATGATACATCTGCTTTCCACCTATGGCCAACTGGTCTCATTCAACGTACTGAACACGATGGCCAAAGTACCGAGCATCTGCTCGCCACCAAAGCCGATCCAGGATAGTTCGGGACAGTTCGTCAAGGTCGACTTTGATCAGGCGACCGGATCGGCTCCTGTGGGTGGCGGTATGACAGTTCCAGCACCCCAGCCAGGCATAGGCCAGGCAGTACCTTCATCGATCGCGGCAGAAATATCGTTTTCTCTGCCGAGCTGTGCTACCTCGACACCGGCCATTCCGAAAACCAAATCATTCTTTAGTCCCGGGGCGACTGGTGTGGAACAGAAATCACCGATGAATCTGTTCGGGAGTGGTGTTGCTACCGCTGGTGTCGGTACTGCCGTCACCACGGACCAGCAAAAACCGGTTACCCCAGCAACATCAATCGCACCTACGTTCGGCAAACAGATTACATTCGGTGGTCGGATGACTGCAACGGCCACAGTGCACGCTAGCGGTACCACCGCAGCGGACAACAAAACCACTCCCTTTGGATCGTTCGGCGGATCGGCGACGACAGCCACCAGCGGTAGTGGATACGGCATGACACCAGGTGGCCTACCGACCATGTCCACACCATCGTTTCAATCTGCATTGGCCGCTGCAACGCAGCTTCCTGCCGGTGTGCAACCGGCTGTTCAGCTACAACCATCTCAAACGCAGCAACTAGATTCGAACAAACCGCTCGTTACCGTTCCACCAACGTACGTCCCAACCCCCCAATCGATCGGCTCCACCCTTAGCGCCTCGACGCAACCAACGGCTAGCCGGCCGGTAGGAGGCGGCTCATCGAAGAAGGTGGCCGAGCACCTCTCCGCGGAAGACAATAATAGAATCATCCTGTCACTCACGGTGGACGAGCTGAAGAGGTTTACCCGCGAGCTGACCGATCTGCAGCAGCGATCGCGCTCCATCAACGTACAGATCGGTGCAAAGGAGGAATCGGCCACGATCGTACGCAATTTGCGCGAACTGGAGGATATCATTGCTCAAGCAAACGAGAGCACGGAATCGCTCGTGGCGGACGTGCAGGCGTTACGTCTAGGATTGAACGAAGCGTTCGCAATGGTGGCGGAGGCTATTAGCAAGAGCGCCATCTACAACAATCCGACCGTCCATCAGTACCAGGAGGCGCACGTGATGTCGCAGACGAGCCGCCGGCAGCTTTCTTCGCTCGAAAGCATGCTCAAGGTGAACGAGAACCAGCTGCGCACGATCACGAAACAGCTCGATGCACAATGGATCACGCTCGAGCAGACGCGTCAATCCAATGCTCGCCAGCGGATGCACATCCCCAGCCTAGAGGTGCTCTACCAGACGCTCTCGAAGCAACAGGAAATCCTGAACCGGCAGCGCGAGAAGCTCGGTTGCCTGAAGCATAAGCTAGGCCTGCGCGGAAGCATCAAGGGGCTAGaagagcagcaccagaaggagTCcggcaaacaacaagcaagGGCACAGCTGGGTCTCAACGGTACCCCATTTGGGGAGGATGACGGCGATACGGCGATTGAATCGCTAACCGATTCCATCATATCGCTCTCACTCAGCGAACAGGTAGCGGCCGATGCGAAAAAGTTGAGTGAAACGAAACTGAACGCCCTCCGGAAGGTGCTCGCTGGGCGCAAGGTTGTGACGGTGAAACCGAAGCGCCCCGATCGCGTCGGTCTTAGCTCGGAGGTGATACGGGAACATATTAACGAGGTACGAAGGAATGTCACTCTGGAGAAATCTAAAGCAgaacgggcagcagcagcagcagcatcaacagcagctgctacagCTGCAGCGAATGTAGCTAAGAAGGAGACCGAACAGAAAAAGGTCCAACAGAAACAATcgcaaaaaccaccaaccgctGCGGCTCCAGCGACGACTGCCAAACCGTTCTCCTTTGATGTTCCAGCTCAACCGAAAGCATCGATCACTGGGGGAACGTTCTCGTTTGGCCAAGTCGCTGCTACAGTACCGGAAGCAAGAGTCGAGCAACAAGTTTCCGTGGCGAAACCTACGATCGCCAGTGGTGGTACCGGCGTAGCGAATGGACCAAGCGCTACAACCAAGCCAGGGAAAGAAAATATTGAGAAAAAGGAGGAACCGGCGAAAGCGACCGCCACGACCGGTGGCGGTTTGTTTAGCTTCGGTGCAAATCAAAATACACTGGCTGGCTCAATCTTCAAACCATCAACCGCATCAACCGATGCAGGCACTAGTGCACCCGTCAAACCAGTCTTCTCCTTTGGAGGATCCTTAGCAGCAAATCAGCAGCCGGTGATGTCGTTCGGATCACTCCCGAAACCATCGTTTTCTTTCGATACAGCGGCCAACACTAGTGCTACGTCCGGTGCTACTAGCGGAATTACGTTCGGTGCAACTAAGGAATCAACTTCGGGAGCGCTGAACTTGGGTAAGCCAAAGGCACCAGCGAAGAACGATGAGAATGTACCACCGGTGGACTGTAAGGATATACCCTTACCACCATCCTTCGGTCCCGTTGATACTGCTACGGGCACGAAAACGACTGCACCGCTACCGGCGCTCACCAGTCTTTTGCAGAAGGTGGATTCCCTAGAGGTGACAAAGGTGGCCCCGTCAACGCAGCAGCCACAGTCGCAGCTGAAGCCCGCGGCAACAGCGGAGGTTggttccagtagcagcagcgccgtcAGCTCCTCATCGCCATCACTAGCATCatcgggcggtggtggtctctTCGGTAGTATCGGAGGAAGCAGTCTCTTCGGTGGTACAGCTACCAGTAgtaccaccggtggcggtttATTCGGATCGATTAAGGCCACAAGTGAGCCAACGGATACCGCGAAACCATcatcgggtggtggtggactgtTTTCTGGTCTTACATTCGGTGCCACTACCATTACACCAGTAGGAGGTGCCTCGGCGGCTTCCAGCTCAGCGGGATCATCCGGTGGATCGCTCTTTGGAAGCGtcaaaccagccagcagcagcagcggcaccgggAGCTTATCGTTTGGAGAGGGTTTCACTGCGGGCTTTGGTGGATCCCCAAAGTCTAATACTCCCacggctgctgcggccaccaccaacaccggtgaGGCAAACAAGGTAGAACAGAAACCGGAATCAACCGTATCCACTACTGCTACGGTCACCGTTAGTGCACCACAAACTAgcacggcaccagcaccggcgacAGCCATTTCCGCCGctacaaccacaacaacaacgacagctgGCGGTTTCTCGTCCTTTGGTTCGATTCCCTTTTCTAAACCATTGCCAACGATCGCCTCAACCACAACCGCCGTCAATGAAACGACGACTTCCGATGCTACCGCTGGCCTTTTCGGTTCGATAAGCATCTGCTCGCCCAATGGTGCCAAATCGCCACCATCGGCCGCAGGTGGCAACATATTTGGTTCCGCCTTTGGTTCGAAGACCGCGGAAACATCGTCCTCAACCGCTACTAGCatcttcggtggtggttctgctgctgcatctcctAGTGGTGGATCAATCTTTGGAGGGGCCACAAAACCAGCCAGTACCACTGCTAGTAGCAGCCTCTTCGGTTCCGTTGCCTCACCCAGCACGGCACCGTCCGTCTTCGGAGGGATATCATCTACCAGTGGCGGCACGACCACATCGTCGCTCTTCGGTGGTAATAGTACCGCGGGAGGAAGTTTCTTtggagcggcagcggcggcagcgtcATCCACCGCAacgacggcagcaacagcaagcggtGGATCCTTCTTCGGAGGAGGTAGTGCAAACTCGATCTTCGGTAGCACCACGACGGCGAACTCTCaggcagcaccatcaccagtagcagcagcagcacctacgGGAGGTAGTATTTTCGGTGGTCTTGGTGCTAGCGGTACGACACCTGGCAGCGGTAGTACTTCGACTGGACTCTTCGGAAGCGTTTCCAGCGCTGGAAGCGGTGGGTCGATCTTTGGCGGATCGTCCGTGTTTGGTACGGGGGCTTCGAATGGAAACGCGACTGGCACGACCGCCACTACCGGTGGCAATATCTTTGGTAGCCCGGTAGCACCGGCCACGGGAGGTCTGTTTGGTTCGGCCGCGGCTCAGGCCCCAACTTCGGCATCCACCGGGAATGTCATTCCCTTTGGTAGCCCGCAGCAAGCCGCATCACCTGGGTCTTCGACAACACAATCCATCTTCGGCGGAGGCGGAACCTCCGGAGGAGCATTTGGTGGAACCAGCCCCGGTGGGGGACCattcagccaaccagctgcaGGTACGGTTAATGCGTTCTCTTCTCCCACCGGTGGAAATGCGTCCGCGTTCAGCAAACCCCCCGGCGCTTTCGGGGCAGCTCCGGGAGCATTCGGTGGTACACCAACGTTTGGCGGTGCTCCGACGTTCGGAGGTGCGCCCACCTTCGGTGGTGCCCCAACCTTCGGTAGCCCGAAGAGTGCGTTTGGCGGTGGTTCAGCATTCGGTGCTGCGACCGGTACGGTTGGTGGTACAATCGGTTCTAGTGCTGCATTGGCAGGATCTACGATCGGATCACCAACACAATCCAACAATCTGTTCGAACAGCTAGGCACCTCATCGACGGGCGTTTCGTTCGGTGGATTAGCCCAGCAGCCGCTAGCCAAACCGAGCCAGTTTGGTGGTTCCTCATTCTCCAGCTGGCGGTCCTAG
- the LOC125959979 gene encoding SET and MYND domain-containing protein 4-like produces the protein MESKWDSFVSHLITTYKLQKCLPGKFCSELDLINRLSAQSKLCESLGLWLLALPDVRPEGEQKSNQYRERGNEIFKSKQNLHLAFEVYSKAIFEAPAGTEALALAHANRAVLLIRFGRYREAFHDCQLALASGYPEQNRGKVLLRQAECAQYLQDALTIQQTVAGFVALSSARPLSRLEQEKVQLLQMMLEKHNDDASYDDNVPSAEEDALRPRLKEIIGAKVGRYMITEDDIQEDGLITREKAVSFVPVYGVQHRTTIPSFDCQQCARVNVIPFPCSTCGRACYCSPICREKHEPVHRYECFGYRKHLWYFIGIAHLGIRSFLDGTVTIACAINGKAKDAATLFQELLDGTQNEDNRFCEYGRVFRLVTNFDRMEPDDLLQYALTGLMLAIYLGTCTDFLTTSALNSILPKEQIFLLTGALIIRHIGQLICNGHAISELQATLPSVTSCLEEDGFRLKPGLLHRYYSSERVFTAIFPRISMFNHSCDPNIRNCFEGSTLTVYATRPIRAGREIFNCYGPNYKLMPASERAMCLRRQYCFDCSCDRCTVGNDTPSAECYLVRCPASSCSAHFSMEMDDKRCTDGGLKCPACGHTIDCSWFQTIMDITETYSDYTNDLFRICAKAYEKAEKLLVGNNQNKSFLLRLIVDRFLPDAGMDAHCLVRLKTMARELVSIQGHLFGRMSPEYIVAWFYLADLLALEHCIAGGPVTTDDGIREMLADFRKALEIIGAENRTMITHYLESYVKLA, from the exons ATGGAGAGCAAATGGGATTCGTTTGTATCACACCTGATAACTACTTATAAATTGCAGAAATGCCTTCCAGGCAAGTTTTGCAGCGAACTCGACCTTATCAATCGATTATCTGCCCAGTCTAAGCTTTG CGAATCGCTGGGGTTATGGCTGTTGGCGCTACCGGATGTGCGGCCCGAGGGAGAGCAAAAGTCGAATCAGTACCGGGAAAGGGGCAATGAAATCttcaaaagcaagcaaaacctTCACCTAGCATTCGAGGTGTACAGTAAAGCGATCTTCGAGGCACCGGCTGGTACGGAGGCTCTTGCGTTGGCTCATGCGAACCGTGCTGTCCTGCTGATCCGCTTCGGACGCTACCGAGAAGCATTCCATGACTGCCAGCTAGCGCTGGCCTCGGGATATCCGGAACAAAACCGTGGCAAAGTGCTCCTTCGACAGGCCGAGTGTGCCCAATACCTACAGGATGCCCTTACGATACAGCAGACTGTGGCGGGTTTTGTGGCACTATCTTCCGCGAGGCCATTGTCGCGACTGGAGCAGGAAAAGGTGCAATTACTACAAATGATGCTTGAAAAGCACAACGATGATGCTTCTTATGACGACAACGTTCCTTCCGCGGAAGAAGATGCCCTTCGACCGAGATTAAAAGA AATAATTGGAGCGAAAGTAGGACGCTACATGATCACAGAGGATGACATACAAGAGGATGGCTTAATCACTCGTGAGAAGGCCGTTTCTTTTGTCCCGGTGTATGGTGTTCAGCATCGCACGACTATCCCATCCTTCGATTGCCAGCAATGTGCCCGCGTAAACGTAATTCCTTTTCC TTGCTCCACATGCGGCCGTGCCTGCTACTGCAGCCCAATTTGTCGCGAAAAGCATgaaccggtgcaccggtaCGAGTGTTTTGGCTATCGAAAGCACCTGTGGTACTTCATCGGGATAGCACATTTAGGTATACGCAGTTTTCTCGATGGAACGGTCACGATAGCTTGCGCGATAAATGGCAAAGCGAAAGATGCCGCCACTCTATTCCAAGAGCTTCTCGACGGAACGCAAAATGAGGATAATCGATTCTGCGAGTACGGTAGAGTCTTTCGCTTAGTGACGAATTTTGATCGCATGGAACCAGATGATCTCCTGCAATATGCGCTG ACGGGTTTAATGCTTGCCATCTATCTAGGAACTTGCACAGATTTCTTGACTACCAGTGCGCTGAATTCAATACTCCCCAAAGAACAAATATTTCTGCTCACGGGTGCCTTAATCATTCGTCACATTGGCCAATTGATATGCAACGGACATGCGATCAGTGAGTTGCAAGCAACACTCCCGTCCGTCACGAGCTGTCTCGAGGAGGATGGATTTCGCTTGAAACCCGGTCTACTGCATCGGTATTACAGCAGTGAGCGCGTATTCACCGCTATCTTCCCGCGAATCAGCATGTTCAATCACTCCTGTGATCCCAACATTCGGAACTGCTTCGAAGGTTCAACACTGACAGTTTATGCTACGCGGCCCATCCGGGCGGGAAGAGAAATTTTCAATTGCTACGGCCCCAACTATAAGCTGATGCCGGCGAGCGAACGTGCGATGTGCCTTCGGCGACAGTACTGTTTCGATTGTAGCTGTGACCGTTGCACCGTAGGCAATGATACGCCCAGCGCGGAATGCTACCTTGTACGATGTCCAGCAAGTAGTTGCAGCGCGCACTTCtcaatggaaatggatgatAAGCGATGCACGGACGGTGGCCTTAAATGCCCTGCATGTGGGCACACTATTGACTGCTCGTGGTTTCAAACAATTATGGACATCACCGAAACGTATAGTGATT ATACGAACGATCTGTTTCGCATATGTGCAAAGGCCTACGAGAAGGCTGAAAAGCTGTTGGTCGGGAACAATCAAAATAAGAGCTTCTTACTGCGCTTGATTGTCGATCGATTCTTACCGGATGCAGGAATGGATGCGCACTGTTTGGTTCGACTGAAAACCATGGCCAGGGAGCTTGTGTCTATCCAAGGGCATCTGTTCGGCCGCATGAGTCCCGAGTATATCGTGGCTTGGTTCTACCTAGCGGACTTATTGGCCCTAGAACACTGCATTGCGGGTGGACCGGTAACTACGGATGACGGTATACGTGAAATGCTGGCAGATTTCCGAAAAGCGCTAGAAATAATAGGGGCCGAGAATCGTACGATGATAACGCATTATCTAGAGTCGTATGTAAAACTGGCCTAA
- the LOC125959990 gene encoding protein cornichon: MAFSFPAFSYIVALIIDAFLIFFSIFHVIAFDELKTDYKNPIDQCNSLNPLVLPEYALHLLFNLLFLFSGEWLSLALNIPLIAYHVWRYANRPVMSTPGLYDPTSIMNNDVLRSCQREGWIKLALYLLSFFYYLYGMIMSLIAS, from the exons ATGGCCTTCAGCTTCCCCGCATTCAGCTATATCGTAGCGCTGATTATCGATGCGTTTCTCATCTTTTTCTCGATCTTTCACGTGATTGCCTTCGACGAGCTGAAGACGGATTACAAAAATCCCATCGATCAATGCAACTCGCTTAACCCG CTCGTCCTGCCCGAGTATGCGCTACATCTGCTGTTCAATCTCCTCTTTCTGTTTTCGGGCGAGTGGCTCTCGTTGGCCCTCAATATTCCCCTTATCGCGTACCACGTTTGGAG GTATGCGAACCGACCAGTCATGTCCACGCCAGGGCTGTACGATCCTACCAGCATCATGAATAATGATGTGCTGCGAAGCTGCCAACGGGAAGGCTGGATCAAGCTGGCCCTCTACCTGTTATCCTTCTTTTACTACCTCTACGG TATGATTATGTCGCTTATCGCTTCATAA